In a genomic window of Piliocolobus tephrosceles isolate RC106 chromosome 1, ASM277652v3, whole genome shotgun sequence:
- the ELK4 gene encoding ETS domain-containing protein Elk-4: MDSAITLWQFLLQLLQKPQNKHMICWTSNDGQFKLLQAEEVARLWGIRKNKPNMNYDKLSRALRYYYVKNIIKKVNGQKFVYKFVSYPEILNMDPMTVGRIEGDCESLNFSEVSSSSKDVENGGKEKPPQPGAKTSSRNDYIHSGLYSSFTLNSLNSSNVKLFKLIKTENPAEKLAEKKSPQEPTPSVIKFVTTPSKKPPVEPVVATISTGPSISPSSEETIQALETLVSPKLPSLEAPTSASNVTTVFATTPPVSSIPPLQEPPRTPSPPLSSHPDIDTDIDSVASQPMELAENLSLEPKDQDSVLPEKDKANNSSRSKKPKGLELAPTLVITSSDPSPLGILSPSLPTASLTPAFFSQTPIILTPSPLLSSIHFWSTLSPVAPLSPARLQGANTLFQFPSVLNSHGPFTLSGLDGPSTPGPFSPDLQKT; the protein is encoded by the exons ATGGACAGTGCTATCACCCTGTGGCAGTTCCTTCTTCAGCTCCTGCAGAAGCCTCAGAACAAGCACATGATCTGTTGGACCTCTAATGATGGGCAGTTTAAGCTTTTGCAGGCAGAAGAAGTGGCTCGTCTCTGGGGGATTCGCAAGAACAAACCTAACATGAATTATGACAAACTCAGCCGAGCCCTCAGATACTATTATGTAAAG AATATCATCAAAAAAGTGAATGGTCAGAAGTTTGTGTACAAGTTTGTCTCTTATCCAGAGATTTTGAACATGGATCCTATGACAGTGGGCAGGATTGAAGGTGACTGTGAAAGTTTAAACTTCAGTGAAGTCAGCAGCAGTTCCAAAGATGTGGAGAATGGAGGGAAAGAGAAACCACCTCAGCCCGGTGCCAAGACCTCTAGCCGCAATGACTACATACACTCTGGCTTATATTCTTCATTTACTCTCAACTCTTTGAACTCCTCCAACGTAAAGCTTTTCAAATTGATAAAGACTGAGAATCCAGCCGAGAAGCTGGCAGAGAAAAAATCTCCTCAGGAGCCCACACCATCTGTCATCAAATTTGTCACGACACCTTCCAAAAAGCCACCAGTTGAACCTGTTGTTGCTACTATTTCAACCGGCCCAAGTATTTCTCCCTCTTCAGAAGAAACTATCCAAGCATTGGAGACATTGGTTTCCCCAAAACTTCCTTCCCTGGAAGCCCCAACTTCTGCATCTAACGTAACGACTGTTTTTGCCACCACACCACCCGTTTCGTCTATACCCCCTTTGCAGGAACCTCCCAGAACACCTTCACCACCACTGAGTTCTCACCCAGACATCGACACAGACATTGATTCAGTGGCTTCTCAGCCAATGGAACTTGCAGAGAACTTGTCACTGGAGCCTAAAGACCAGGATTCAGTCTTGCCAGAAAAGGACAAAGCAAATAATTCATCAAGATCCAAGAAACCCAAAGGGTTAGAACTGGCACCCACCCTTGTGATCACAAGCAGTGATCCAAGCCCACTGGGAATACTGAGCCCATCTCTCCCTACAGCTTCTCTTACACCAGCATTTTTTTCACAG ACACCTATCATACTGACTCCAAGCCCCTTGCTCTCCAGTATCCACTTTTGGAGTACTCTCAGTCCCGTTGCTCCCCTAAGTCCAGCCAGACTGCAAGGTGCTAACACACTTTTCCAG tttccttctgtACTGAACAGTCATGGGCCATTCACTCTGTCTGGGCTGGATGGACCTTCCACCCCTGGCCCATTTTCCCCCGACCTGCAGAAGACATAA